One window of Scheffersomyces stipitis CBS 6054 chromosome 1, whole genome shotgun sequence genomic DNA carries:
- the KEL2 gene encoding protein involved in cell fusion and morphogenesis, whose translation INVNQTTPWKRFKVFDSPFPRYRHVAASVASEKDEIFLMGGLKEGSVFGDTWTIIPRDEHGTGEATEYIAKNIEIVNHNNPPARVGHSSVLCGNAFIIYGGDTVDTDFNGFPDNNFYLFNINNNKYTIPSHILNKPNGRYGHTIGVISTANNSSRLYLFGGQLENDVFNDLYYFELNSFKSPKAKWELVEPVNNFKPPPLTNHSMCVYKSKIYIFGGVYNNERVSSDLWCYDSSNNKWSQMPTTGNVPLPVNEHSCCIVNDKMYIYGGNDFSGVIYDSLFVLDLNTYVWYKLVESATAQGPGPRCGHSMTYIPRFNKLVVMGGDKNDYINSDADNFDTYENFNGEEIGTMIYELDVNIIDYFLTDKVETSSPVAAAKSVLPKKTAASASNGPSKREENPEGFERHARSFSAGPEDYKTPQASVSPERTRASVYDANINTDKDKFVEVDVPSSSASTRDILAGESRFAESSKYVDSPRNGHSSYRDDYNYAAINEPVVSESREVHHERTSSLPKPVSRFSQEPEEKAILASPASNGGNGHEDSRIKKLVSELSNELTQLKATTKAQMQNATENINRLEQENSSLKANQSTEASGLRRQLQEKNLLIDELKAAVNPRELAIDEDAPQDQNTPVSELNKYKLERLELNNKIIYLEEENALLNDKIVQFQPFMDNQIGELSNFQKIIKAQEEKIERLTAQVKDEEHLRRELNDWQAKYNNLNLEYENYKSIHADDDISDVDEDFASPPDLSGPADSSNRSIVSNATSIRRSKKDISLHLENLVNSWNRRNDLRETSSIASSNPEDNPMVQKLQKQVDDLLKVGKQNELQSSSQIDKLRNDLNEKLVNLKTFEVNYRDALQSVNNTSKALKINQEELNNQKAIMEKLIKENNELKLYKKANKRISSRAPTPVTTDPSGIPEVDEEDEEEVISSVHYNMKVKDLEADLYILKQERDGLKESVTNLQKQLYLAQNSH comes from the exons ATTAACGTCAACCAGACCACACCCTGGAAACGAttcaaagtctttgatTCGCCTTTCCCACGTTATCGTCATGTTGCAGCATCTGTAGCCAGCgaaaaagatgaaatctTCCTTATGGGAGGCTTGAAGGAAGGCTCCGTATTCGGAGACACATGGACAATAATTCCTCGTGATGAACACGGAACTGGTGAAGCTACGGAATACATAGCTAAGAACATCGAGATCGTGAACCACAACAATCCACCAGCACGTGTGGGTCATTCGTCTGTCTTATGCGGAAATGCATTTATCATCTACGGTGGAGATACTGTGGATACCGACTTCAACGGGTTCCCTGATAACAACTTTtacttgttcaacatcaacaataacaagTACACTATCCCCAGCcacatcttgaacaagcCTAATGGAAGATATGGGCACACTATTGGTGTCATTTCGACAGCCAACAACTCGTCCCGTCTCTACTTGTTCGGTGGGCAATTAGAAAACGATGtcttcaacgacttgtacTACTTTGAGCTCAACTCATTCAAGTCACCGAAGGCTAAGTGGGAGTTAGTGGAGCCtgtcaacaacttcaaaccTCCACCATTGACTAATCACTCGATGTGTGTTTACAAGAGTAAGATCTACATTTTTGGTGGTGTCTACAACAATGAAAGAGTGCTGAGCGATCTCTGGTGCTACGACTCTAGTAACAACAAATGGTCCCAGATGCCTACCACTGGCAATGTTCCTCTTCCCGTTAACGAACACTCATGTTGTATAGTCAACGACAAGATGTACATCTACGGAGGAAACGACTTCAGTGGTGTGATCTATGACTCGCTCTTTGTACTTGATCTCAACACCTATGTATGGTATAAGTTGGTAGAACTGGCTACAGCACAGGGTCCAGGGCCAAGATGCGGCCATTCGATGACATACATTCCTCggttcaacaagttggtagTCATGGGAGGCGACAAGAACGACTACATCAACAGCGATGCCGACAACTTCGACACCTATGAGAACTTCAACGGTGAAGAAATAGGAACAATGATCTACGAATTGGATGTAAACATAATAGACTACTTCCTCACCGACAAGGTTGAGA cttcttctcctgTAGCTGCAGCTAAATCTGTACTTCCCAAGAAGACAGCAGCCTCAGCTTCGAATGGTCCTTCgaagagagaagagaatCCGGAAGGCTTTGAACGTCACGCCAGAAGCTTTTCAGCCGGACCAGAGGACTACAAGACACCACAGGCTTCTGTATCGCCAGAGCGTACTCGGGCTTCTGTTTACGATGCCAACATCAATACTGATAAAGATAAGTTTGTGGAAGTAGATGTTCCCTCTTCTAGTGCT TCAACACGCGACATTCTTGCTGGAGAGAGTCGTTTTGCCGAATCCTCCAAGTATGTAGATTCGCCTCGAAACGGCCACTCTTCGTACCGCGACGACTATAACTACGCTGCTATCAACGAACCAGTAGTCAGCGAACTGAGAGAAGTTCATCACGAGAGAACTTCGTCGCTTCCCAAACCAGTTTCCAGATTCCTgcaagaaccagaagagaaGGCAATACTAGCCTCTCCAGCTTCGAATGGCGGAAATGGACACGAGGATTCGCgcatcaagaagttggtaAGTGAGTTATCGAATGAGTTGACTCAGTTGAAGGCTACCACCAAAGCTCAAATGCAGAATGCAACGGAAAACATTAATAGATTAGAACAAGAAAACTCGAGCTTAAAGGCTAATCAGTCGACAGAAGCATCAGGGTTGCGGAGACAGTTGCAggagaagaacttgttgattgACGAATTGAAGGCTGCAGTCAATCCTCGTGAGCTTGCCATTGACGAAGATGCTCCTCAGGACCAGAACACTCCAGTTTCGGAGTTGAATAAATACAAATTGGAACGcttggaattgaacaacaagatcatctacttagaagaagaaaacgCCTTGTTGAACGACAAGATAGTTCAATTCCAGCCGTTTATGGACAATCAGATTGGCGAGTTATCCAACTTCCAAAAGATCATCAAAGCTCAAGAGGAAAAGATCGAGAGATTGACTGCTCAGGtaaaagatgaagaacatTTGCGTAGAGAACTCAACGACTGGCAAGCAaaatacaacaacttgaatcTTGAGTATGAGAACTACAAAAGCATACACGCTGATGATGATATTTCTGACGTCGATGAAGATTTTGCCAGTCCCCCAGATTTGTCAGGTCCAGCTGATTCGTCTAACAGATCGATTGTGAGTAATGCCACCTCCATCAGACGTTCCAAGAAGGACATTTCGCTtcatttggaaaacttAGTCAACTCGTGgaacagaagaaacgaTCTCAGAGAGACTTCGTctattgcttcttctaACCCTGAAGACAACCCAATGGTGcagaagttgcagaagCAAGTTGACGATCTTTTGAAGGTAGGTAAGCAGAACGAATTACAATCGTCTTCCCAGATcgacaagttgagaaacgacttgaacgagAAACTCgtcaacttgaagacattTGAAGTTAACTACCGCGATGCTTTGCAATCTGTCAACAACACCAGTAAGGCGTTGAAGATCAATCaggaagaattgaacaaccAGAAGGCAATCatggaaaagttgatcaaggagaacaacgaattgaagttgtacaagaaggcgaacaagagaatcagCTCCAGAGCACCTACTCCTGTTACTACCGACCCTAGTGGTATCCCAGAGgtggacgaagaagacgaggaagaaGTCATCAGCAGCGTCCACTACAACATGAAGGTTAAGGATCTCGAAGCTGACTTGTATATCTTGAAGCAAGAAAGAGATGGGTTGAAGGAAAGCGTTACGAACTTGCAAAAACAGTTGTATTTGGCGCAAAATAGCCATTAG
- a CDS encoding predicted protein, with translation MYTSSMNSNLNTANSPPESLSTLQEQYKKEYKKAEVNRGEYYSLSHFYESLQDESIHREFEIITLENKNKLLEARLKKLFYEYEKHAGRADRIQHCNEIIGLLIEEIDELKQQCSEIAERIEECKEKMKNHPRIRTLQENI, from the coding sequence ATGTATACTTCATCTATGAATTCCAACTTGAATACGGCAAATTCGCCTCCAGAGCTGTTGTCTACCCTCCAAGAACAATACAAAAAGGAGTACAAGAAAGCAGAGGTAAACCGGGGGGAGTACTATCTGTTGCTGCACTTCTACGAATCGCTCCAGGACGAATCGATCCACAGAGAGTTCGAGATAATAACGcttgaaaacaagaataaGTTGCTTGAAGCTCGTTTGAAGAAACTATTTTACGAGTATGAAAAACACGCTGGAAGAGCAGACAGAATACAGCATTGCAACGAAATCATTGGCCTtttgattgaagaaatagacGAGTTGAAACAGCAATGCTCAGAAATTGCGGAGAGAATAGAAGAATGcaaggagaagatgaagaaccACCCCCGTATACGTACTTTGCAAGAGAATATATAG